In one Aestuariirhabdus haliotis genomic region, the following are encoded:
- a CDS encoding uroporphyrinogen-III C-methyltransferase, producing MSKKRGKEGSKQATEQESTALSTDQTVDESAAVSDANQQPETAEPRAEDSGAPDAGNESRESPAEPQSGSSVAGNGEPDNSSDEPASQEDAVEAISRVSDEQIQAAAAAAATRPSPHLKQSEASVARAASATASTANPSIATGGRSWLALIALLLALVACLGVLALVYMDRDIQYYLQHRAYPETEQQLETELKDLATRVDSRHSELSQELEQKFEGLASLPDAQQQLQDQLAATDQTLTQNSERLQRQLQELQRTSRDDWQLAEVEYLLRLANQRLLTEGDVGGVEALLASADLIVRNLDNVSLFPVREALAADLVAVRAVPKLDQEGVYLQLAALADEAMRLPLLPVGGYEMAPQETEDAAQQTTTEEAPLWQRLGSRMQQSFSRFKQYFRLNTQRSEPLQELLTPNEEVYLRQNLRLMMEQAQLALLKGQQRVYDASLSSSLDWLQQYFSYNNQASLSMVQQLEQLQSLQLNPELPDISGSLKAIQAFNEQLHRREEAGQ from the coding sequence ATGAGCAAGAAGCGTGGAAAAGAGGGTAGCAAGCAGGCAACGGAGCAGGAAAGCACCGCGCTATCCACCGATCAAACCGTCGATGAATCAGCGGCCGTATCGGACGCTAATCAACAACCTGAGACAGCAGAGCCTCGGGCCGAAGATTCGGGTGCGCCGGATGCAGGCAATGAATCTAGAGAATCTCCTGCCGAGCCTCAATCAGGCAGTTCAGTAGCTGGCAACGGGGAGCCCGACAACAGTTCGGATGAACCTGCCTCGCAAGAGGATGCTGTGGAAGCGATTTCGCGCGTCAGTGATGAGCAGATTCAGGCCGCTGCGGCTGCGGCCGCCACTCGCCCCTCGCCCCACCTCAAACAAAGCGAAGCCAGTGTTGCCCGGGCTGCCTCGGCGACCGCATCTACAGCTAACCCTTCGATAGCTACAGGCGGTCGCTCCTGGTTGGCTCTGATTGCGCTCTTACTGGCTCTGGTTGCCTGTCTCGGGGTGCTGGCCCTGGTCTATATGGATCGTGATATTCAGTACTATTTGCAACACCGTGCTTATCCGGAAACGGAGCAACAGCTGGAAACAGAACTGAAAGACCTGGCAACACGAGTCGATAGTCGTCATTCCGAGCTGAGCCAGGAGCTGGAACAAAAATTTGAGGGGCTGGCCTCGTTACCCGATGCTCAGCAACAACTGCAAGATCAGCTGGCTGCCACTGACCAGACGCTGACACAAAACAGCGAGCGTTTGCAGCGCCAGTTACAAGAGTTGCAACGTACCAGTCGGGATGACTGGCAGCTGGCAGAGGTTGAATACCTGCTGCGTCTGGCCAATCAACGACTGCTCACGGAAGGGGATGTGGGTGGTGTTGAGGCTTTGCTGGCCAGTGCGGACTTGATCGTCAGAAACCTCGATAATGTGTCCCTGTTCCCCGTGCGAGAAGCCTTGGCGGCGGACCTGGTTGCCGTTCGCGCGGTGCCCAAGCTTGACCAGGAAGGGGTCTACCTGCAATTGGCTGCCCTGGCTGACGAAGCCATGAGACTGCCTTTGTTGCCGGTGGGGGGCTATGAGATGGCGCCACAAGAAACGGAAGACGCGGCGCAGCAAACAACGACCGAAGAGGCGCCGCTTTGGCAGCGTCTGGGTTCGCGCATGCAGCAGAGCTTTAGCCGATTCAAACAGTATTTCCGACTGAACACTCAGCGCAGTGAACCCTTGCAAGAGCTGCTGACGCCGAATGAAGAAGTGTATTTACGGCAAAACTTGCGATTGATGATGGAGCAGGCCCAGCTGGCTTTGTTGAAGGGGCAGCAGCGGGTCTATGATGCCAGTTTGAGCAGTAGTCTGGACTGGTTGCAACAATACTTTTCCTATAATAACCAAGCCTCCTTATCGATGGTGCAGCAACTGGAGCAGCTACAATCGCTGCAGTTGAACCCGGAACTGCCCGATATCAGCGGATCCCTCAAGGCGATTCAGGCCTTCAACGAGCAGCTTCACCGCCGCGAGGAGGCTGGCCAATGA
- a CDS encoding 2Fe-2S iron-sulfur cluster-binding protein has protein sequence MNLRLRLTTEQASVPLDSSLTLLENLRQQGYQLPSSCRNGNCYICQATLVRGEVELRQGERITAGKQPQTIYSCISYPRSDLEITAERLRRAGELSMTPLACQVQSTDRLSHDVYRVKLLAPAGTLPEFYAGQYLMLELEDGQQCPFSIASAPVQLANSRELELHIQHAADSEISDRILQQVQQRSVVRIHLPQGNCHLQNIPQTPLVFLAAGTGFAQMKGMIEHCLDQQHLLPLHLYWGVRKVEHFYLSELPHRWAQQKSVTFHPVVSDDKDADWDGRSGALHHAVVEDLTELKGAHFYICGSPQMVYASTDDLVAAGVPEDHIHSDVFDYAPREA, from the coding sequence GTGAATTTACGTTTGCGGCTGACAACGGAACAGGCATCCGTACCACTCGACAGTTCACTGACGCTACTTGAAAACCTTCGACAACAAGGCTATCAACTGCCATCAAGCTGCCGAAACGGAAATTGCTATATTTGTCAGGCCACACTGGTGCGAGGAGAGGTAGAGTTGCGCCAGGGCGAAAGGATCACCGCTGGAAAACAACCACAAACCATTTACAGCTGTATCAGCTACCCCCGTAGCGATCTGGAAATAACCGCCGAGCGACTTCGGCGAGCAGGAGAATTAAGCATGACCCCATTGGCCTGTCAGGTGCAAAGCACCGACCGCCTGAGTCACGATGTCTATCGAGTGAAACTGCTAGCCCCTGCAGGCACCTTGCCTGAGTTTTACGCCGGGCAATATCTGATGCTGGAACTCGAGGATGGTCAACAATGTCCCTTCTCCATCGCCAGCGCACCTGTGCAACTGGCCAACTCCCGCGAGCTCGAACTGCATATACAGCACGCCGCCGATAGCGAGATTTCCGACCGTATTTTGCAGCAGGTACAACAACGCAGCGTGGTACGTATTCATCTGCCCCAAGGCAACTGTCACCTGCAAAACATTCCCCAGACCCCTCTCGTTTTTCTCGCCGCCGGTACCGGATTCGCTCAGATGAAAGGGATGATTGAGCACTGCCTCGATCAGCAACACTTGCTACCTTTGCATCTCTACTGGGGCGTTCGCAAGGTAGAGCACTTCTACCTTTCCGAGCTGCCACACCGCTGGGCACAACAGAAAAGCGTCACGTTTCACCCGGTGGTCAGTGATGACAAGGATGCCGATTGGGACGGTCGGAGTGGCGCGCTGCATCACGCTGTAGTGGAAGACCTGACAGAACTAAAAGGCGCTCACTTTTATATTTGTGGATCACCACAGATGGTATACGCCAGTACCGATGATCTGGTTGCTGCCGGCGTTCCCGAGGATCACATTCACTCCGACGTGTTCGATTACGCGCCACGAGAAGCCTGA
- the ubiD gene encoding 4-hydroxy-3-polyprenylbenzoate decarboxylase, producing the protein MKYRDLRDFLRQLEERGELKRIDMEIDPNLEMTEIADRTLRQKGPALLFENPKGFDTPVLANLFGTPERVAMGMGADSVEALREIGKLLAYLKEPEPPKGIRDALEKMPLFKKVLSMSPKVVRKAACQEIVLEGDAVDLGQLPIQTCWPGDAAPLVTWPLVITRGPLKERQNLGIYRQQLIGRNKLIMRWLSHRGGALDFHDWKQQHPGEPFPVSVALGADPATILGAVTPVPDSLSEYAFAGLLRDCKTELVKSIGNDLQVPASAEFVLEGYIDPEETADEGPFGDHTGYYNEVDRFPVFTVERITHRRDPIYHSTYTGRPPDEPAILGVALNEVFVPILQKQFPEITDFYLPPEGCSYRMAVITMRKQYPGHAKRVMLGVWSFLRQFMYTKFVIVCDDDVNARDWNDVIWAMTTRMDPRRDSVFVDNTPIDYLDFASPISGLGSKVGFDATNKWQGETDREWGQPITRDPEVSSRIDDIWEQLGIDS; encoded by the coding sequence ATGAAATATCGCGACCTGCGTGATTTCCTGCGCCAGCTCGAAGAGCGAGGCGAACTCAAACGGATCGACATGGAGATCGATCCCAACCTTGAGATGACCGAAATTGCCGATCGCACCCTGCGTCAGAAAGGGCCGGCCCTGCTGTTTGAAAATCCCAAGGGGTTTGATACTCCGGTACTGGCCAATCTGTTTGGTACGCCGGAACGCGTGGCCATGGGCATGGGGGCCGATTCGGTCGAGGCACTGCGGGAAATCGGCAAGCTACTGGCCTACCTGAAAGAACCGGAACCCCCCAAAGGTATCCGTGACGCGCTGGAAAAGATGCCGCTGTTCAAGAAGGTGCTCTCAATGAGCCCCAAGGTAGTCCGCAAAGCCGCTTGTCAGGAGATTGTACTGGAGGGCGATGCGGTTGATCTTGGCCAGCTGCCCATTCAAACCTGCTGGCCGGGAGATGCGGCACCCCTGGTCACCTGGCCTCTGGTCATTACCCGGGGACCCCTCAAGGAACGCCAGAATCTGGGCATCTATCGTCAGCAACTGATCGGTCGCAACAAACTGATTATGCGCTGGCTATCCCATCGCGGTGGTGCCCTCGATTTCCACGATTGGAAACAACAACACCCGGGCGAACCCTTTCCCGTCAGTGTAGCGCTGGGGGCCGATCCGGCGACCATTCTTGGCGCGGTAACCCCGGTGCCCGACAGCCTTTCTGAATACGCCTTTGCCGGATTGCTACGAGATTGTAAGACCGAACTGGTTAAAAGCATCGGCAATGATCTGCAGGTTCCGGCCAGTGCCGAGTTTGTCCTGGAAGGTTATATCGACCCGGAAGAAACCGCCGATGAAGGCCCTTTTGGCGATCACACCGGTTACTACAACGAGGTCGATCGCTTCCCGGTGTTTACCGTCGAGCGCATTACTCATCGACGCGACCCTATTTATCACAGCACCTACACCGGTCGACCGCCCGATGAACCCGCCATTCTCGGCGTGGCACTGAACGAGGTGTTCGTTCCCATACTGCAGAAACAGTTCCCGGAGATTACCGATTTCTATCTGCCCCCCGAAGGTTGCTCCTATCGTATGGCGGTTATCACCATGCGCAAGCAGTACCCCGGGCACGCCAAGCGGGTTATGCTCGGCGTCTGGTCCTTCCTGCGCCAGTTTATGTATACCAAATTCGTTATTGTTTGCGACGATGATGTCAACGCCAGGGACTGGAACGACGTTATCTGGGCCATGACTACCCGCATGGATCCGCGTCGGGATAGCGTCTTTGTTGATAACACCCCGATCGATTACCTCGATTTCGCCTCCCCTATCTCGGGTCTGGGCTCGAAGGTGGGCTTCGATGCCACCAACAAATGGCAGGGTGAGACCGACCGCGAATGGGGCCAACCCATCACCAGAGATCCCGAGGTCAGCTCCCGTATTGATGACATCTGGGAGCAGCTCGGCATCGATTCGTGA
- a CDS encoding LytR/AlgR family response regulator transcription factor, translated as MKVLLVDDEPLARDRLRRMVDDCDGYEVLDEEACNGQEAIALVQRFNPDVVLMDIRMPGMDGMEVARHLCALRTPPAVIFCTAYGEYAIEAFEVQAVGYLLKPVRQEALLKALESASVANRIQLAALSRQQDDSGQRCHISARTHKGIELIPLADVICFVADNKYVTVRHTGGEVLIDDTLKELEAEFGERFARIHRNALVACAAIDRLERTGEGHYQLFLSGQDEPLQVSRRHVAATRRLMQKL; from the coding sequence GTGAAAGTATTGCTAGTCGATGATGAGCCCCTGGCCCGAGACCGTTTGCGCAGAATGGTCGATGACTGTGATGGCTATGAGGTGCTCGATGAAGAAGCCTGCAATGGGCAAGAGGCGATTGCCCTGGTGCAACGCTTTAATCCCGATGTGGTGTTAATGGACATTCGTATGCCGGGTATGGATGGCATGGAAGTGGCCCGCCATCTCTGCGCCTTGCGCACCCCTCCGGCGGTGATTTTTTGTACCGCTTACGGTGAATACGCGATCGAGGCTTTCGAGGTTCAGGCCGTGGGTTACCTGCTGAAACCCGTTCGCCAGGAAGCGCTATTGAAAGCCCTGGAGAGTGCCAGCGTCGCCAACCGTATTCAGTTAGCGGCCTTGTCCCGGCAACAGGACGATAGTGGTCAGCGCTGTCATATCAGTGCTCGAACCCATAAAGGGATTGAGCTGATTCCCCTGGCCGATGTCATTTGCTTTGTTGCGGATAATAAATACGTCACGGTTCGTCATACTGGTGGCGAGGTGTTGATCGACGATACCCTGAAAGAGTTGGAAGCCGAATTTGGTGAGCGTTTCGCTCGTATTCATCGCAATGCGCTGGTTGCCTGTGCCGCGATCGACCGGCTCGAACGTACCGGGGAAGGGCACTACCAACTGTTTTTGTCGGGTCAGGACGAACCCTTGCAAGTGAGTCGTCGCCACGTTGCCGCCACTCGCCGGCTGATGCAGAAGCTTTAA
- a CDS encoding sensor histidine kinase, protein MNREPVTGRDAAEQDFFLPDLCRTRAVLALILITELLVLVEVLADSGPRGLDWDYLAISSLFVQWIMLSSTALLCLLRNWLSRRPLPQVVFVCLLLVSGVTLSFSLVSRWMVLPLPWNAFWFNLELWPLIRNLVIGIIITGMVLRYLYVQHELHRQQKAELRARLQSLQSRIRPHFLFNSMNSIASLIAVDPDKAEQAVVDLSELFRASLQQGNSEVTIRRELDLCRQYLRIEKLRLGKRLQVDWHMDGVPGDLPIPLLTLQPLLENAIHHGIQPLTQGGTVTVSGEYRGGLLSLRVSNPMPAGGGGASGGNRIALANTEDRLQALYGSSAKMIRVKEHQLYMVVLSYPCSPIKKEAT, encoded by the coding sequence ATGAATAGGGAACCCGTTACGGGTCGCGATGCGGCCGAACAAGATTTTTTTCTGCCAGATCTGTGTCGCACCCGAGCCGTGCTGGCCTTGATCCTGATCACCGAACTGCTGGTGCTGGTGGAGGTATTGGCGGACTCTGGCCCGCGAGGTCTCGATTGGGATTATCTGGCCATCTCATCCCTGTTTGTGCAGTGGATTATGCTCAGCAGTACGGCTTTGCTCTGTCTATTGCGTAACTGGTTAAGTCGCAGGCCGCTGCCCCAGGTGGTGTTTGTCTGCCTGTTGCTGGTGAGTGGAGTAACACTCAGCTTTTCCCTTGTCTCACGATGGATGGTGCTACCGCTGCCCTGGAATGCCTTCTGGTTTAACCTGGAGCTCTGGCCGTTGATACGTAATCTGGTGATCGGCATTATTATCACCGGCATGGTGTTGCGATACCTGTACGTGCAACATGAATTGCATCGTCAACAAAAGGCCGAACTGCGTGCACGGTTACAGTCGTTGCAGTCCCGTATTCGCCCACATTTTCTGTTTAACAGTATGAACAGCATAGCCAGCTTGATCGCCGTTGATCCCGATAAGGCCGAGCAGGCCGTGGTGGATCTGTCGGAACTGTTTCGTGCGAGTCTGCAGCAGGGAAACAGCGAAGTGACGATCCGTCGCGAACTGGATCTGTGCCGTCAATATCTGCGCATCGAAAAATTACGCCTGGGTAAACGCTTGCAGGTCGATTGGCACATGGATGGAGTCCCCGGTGACCTTCCGATTCCCTTGCTAACCTTGCAGCCGTTATTGGAAAACGCGATTCACCATGGGATTCAACCATTAACTCAGGGGGGGACGGTTACCGTGAGCGGTGAGTATAGGGGAGGTTTGTTAAGCTTGAGAGTCAGTAATCCGATGCCCGCAGGAGGCGGTGGTGCATCGGGGGGCAACCGTATTGCGCTGGCGAATACCGAAGATCGTCTGCAGGCACTTTATGGTAGTTCGGCCAAGATGATTCGAGTTAAGGAGCATCAGCTCTATATGGTGGTGCTGAGTTATCCCTGTTCGCCCATAAAAAAGGAAGCGACGTGA
- a CDS encoding uroporphyrinogen-III synthase, which produces MPSSTTTDLSALRVLVTRPAEQAERLAGVLREAGASALVLPLIEPRALALSESTKAQVLDLDRFDKVLFISRSAARFGGDLIDRYWPQMPLGLSWFAIGQSTAAELERLGIEAAFSRTGTDSEALLELADFDQINEQRILLIKGYGGREHLSAELTRRGAEVVELAVYERHPVPYQPSVFGEHLTRHHTNLAVATSGGIAERLTELLDDGQRAHLHLLVPSHRVAQLMVNAGYASVWISDGAADSAIMETLQRLVPRLGANHSE; this is translated from the coding sequence TTGCCGAGCTCTACCACGACTGATTTATCAGCGCTGCGGGTATTGGTAACCCGCCCCGCCGAGCAGGCCGAAAGGCTTGCCGGAGTGCTGCGTGAGGCCGGAGCCTCAGCTTTGGTCTTGCCCCTGATTGAGCCCCGCGCGCTGGCCCTGAGTGAAAGTACCAAGGCGCAGGTTCTGGACCTTGATCGGTTTGACAAGGTGCTCTTTATCAGTCGCTCGGCGGCGCGTTTTGGTGGTGACCTGATCGATCGATACTGGCCCCAGATGCCGTTGGGGTTAAGCTGGTTTGCCATCGGCCAGAGCACCGCAGCGGAGCTGGAGCGTTTAGGCATCGAGGCAGCTTTCTCTCGAACGGGGACCGACAGCGAAGCCTTGCTGGAGCTGGCTGATTTTGACCAGATCAATGAGCAACGTATTCTGTTGATCAAGGGCTACGGAGGCCGTGAGCATCTGTCGGCGGAATTAACCCGGCGAGGTGCCGAGGTCGTCGAGCTGGCAGTGTACGAACGACATCCGGTACCCTACCAGCCCTCGGTGTTTGGTGAGCACCTGACCCGACACCATACCAACCTGGCGGTGGCCACCAGTGGCGGCATTGCCGAGCGATTAACCGAGTTGCTTGATGATGGTCAACGGGCCCACTTGCATTTGCTTGTGCCCAGCCATCGGGTTGCCCAATTGATGGTGAATGCGGGCTATGCCTCCGTTTGGATAAGTGACGGGGCCGCAGATTCAGCCATAATGGAAACATTACAGCGTCTGGTCCCCCGGTTGGGGGCTAACCACAGCGAATAG
- the hemC gene encoding hydroxymethylbilane synthase — MQKIRIATRKSALALWQAEHVKSRLMQAHPGLEVELVAMTSRGDRILDAPLAKIGGKGLFVKELETAMLEGRADIAVHSMKDVPMEFPEGLGLAVICEREDPRDAFVSNTYDSLASLPKGAIVGTSSLRRQCQLLRLRPDLTINFLRGNVNTRLAKLDEGQYDAIILAAAGLIRLEFENRITDYIDIEHSLPAGGQGAVGIECRLDDKATRELIAPLHHEVTANCVLAERAMNRHLQGGCQVPIASFALQQGDEIYLRGLVAQPDASKVLTSERRAPVADCERLGVEVAEDLLRQGAGEILAELYHD; from the coding sequence GTGCAGAAAATTCGTATTGCGACCCGTAAGAGTGCTCTGGCTTTATGGCAGGCCGAACATGTTAAAAGCCGGCTTATGCAAGCCCATCCAGGCCTTGAGGTTGAGCTGGTGGCCATGACCAGTCGAGGTGATCGAATCCTTGACGCGCCCCTGGCGAAAATCGGTGGCAAGGGTCTGTTCGTCAAGGAGCTGGAGACGGCCATGCTCGAAGGGCGGGCGGATATCGCCGTGCACTCCATGAAAGATGTCCCGATGGAGTTTCCCGAGGGCTTGGGACTGGCTGTGATCTGCGAGCGTGAAGATCCTCGTGATGCCTTTGTTTCCAACACCTATGATTCCCTTGCATCGCTTCCCAAGGGGGCTATCGTCGGAACCTCCAGCCTGCGTCGACAGTGCCAATTGCTTCGGCTGCGCCCCGATCTGACCATCAACTTTTTGCGTGGCAACGTTAATACCCGTTTGGCCAAACTCGACGAAGGTCAGTATGACGCGATTATCCTCGCCGCTGCCGGTCTCATCCGGCTCGAGTTTGAAAACCGAATCACCGATTATATTGATATCGAGCACAGCCTTCCGGCCGGTGGCCAGGGTGCGGTAGGTATCGAGTGTCGACTGGATGACAAGGCGACTCGTGAATTGATTGCCCCGCTGCATCACGAGGTGACGGCGAATTGCGTGCTGGCCGAACGAGCCATGAATCGTCATCTGCAGGGTGGCTGTCAGGTACCGATTGCCAGTTTTGCCCTGCAGCAGGGCGATGAAATTTATCTGCGTGGCCTGGTTGCTCAGCCCGATGCCTCGAAAGTGCTAACGAGCGAGCGTCGAGCTCCCGTGGCTGATTGTGAACGACTCGGTGTGGAGGTCGCAGAAGATTTGTTGCGTCAGGGTGCGGGAGAGATTCTTGCCGAGCTCTACCACGACTGA
- a CDS encoding heme biosynthesis HemY N-terminal domain-containing protein, translating to MKWFLMLLLALLVMAVVANGMVLDNGYILISYGDTTFETTLWMGLLLLIVIYAALWALRALIWLLLASLNLVVPVTASSRLKRARVNASRGLLNLMKGNWKLAHRQLGRAAAEGESPLVNYLAAARAAHLMGDEQLTGEYLRSADADIPGAAIAVGITQAQLHLSSGQLEQALAVLKELRRKVPTHPYMLKLLMRTYYRLRDWENVQRLLPTLERYKVFPQEEIRKLQSEAYEQLFQQACERGLRPSEVENRFRYVDQLWDNLNRKQKKDEVLVAYCARCLIRMGAWERAEQLLSKALRQHYSDPLMELYGRVRCEEPAKQLTKAEALLREYPENPVLLIALGRICLANELWGKAREYFEQSLKISRTSVACNELGQLLAQLGEHEASTRFFREGLELATARS from the coding sequence ATGAAATGGTTTCTAATGCTGTTGCTGGCGCTGCTGGTTATGGCGGTGGTGGCCAATGGGATGGTGTTGGATAACGGATATATCCTGATCTCCTACGGTGATACCACCTTTGAGACCACACTGTGGATGGGATTGCTTTTATTGATTGTGATCTATGCGGCACTCTGGGCGCTCAGGGCGCTGATTTGGCTATTGCTGGCTTCGCTGAATCTGGTTGTTCCGGTCACTGCGAGTAGTCGCCTTAAACGAGCTCGAGTCAACGCTTCCCGCGGCTTGCTGAATCTGATGAAGGGTAACTGGAAGTTGGCCCATCGGCAGTTGGGTCGAGCGGCTGCAGAAGGGGAGTCGCCGTTGGTGAACTACCTGGCGGCGGCGCGTGCGGCGCACCTGATGGGCGACGAACAACTTACCGGCGAATACCTGCGCAGTGCCGATGCCGATATTCCCGGAGCGGCGATCGCGGTCGGCATTACCCAGGCTCAACTTCACCTGTCCAGTGGCCAATTAGAGCAGGCCCTGGCGGTGCTGAAAGAGCTACGCCGTAAAGTGCCAACACACCCTTATATGCTTAAACTTCTGATGCGCACCTACTATCGGTTGCGTGATTGGGAAAATGTGCAACGACTGTTGCCGACGTTAGAGCGCTATAAGGTGTTCCCCCAGGAAGAGATACGCAAACTACAAAGTGAAGCGTACGAGCAGCTGTTCCAGCAGGCGTGCGAACGGGGCCTGCGCCCCAGCGAGGTCGAAAACCGCTTTCGCTACGTTGATCAGTTGTGGGACAACCTTAACCGTAAGCAGAAAAAGGACGAGGTGCTGGTGGCCTATTGCGCCAGGTGCCTGATTCGCATGGGTGCCTGGGAGCGGGCCGAGCAGCTCTTGTCGAAAGCGTTGCGCCAGCATTACAGCGATCCATTGATGGAACTCTATGGTCGCGTTCGTTGTGAAGAGCCGGCGAAACAGTTAACCAAAGCCGAAGCCCTGCTGAGGGAATATCCGGAAAATCCGGTGCTGCTGATTGCGTTGGGGCGTATCTGCCTGGCTAACGAGTTATGGGGTAAGGCCCGCGAATACTTTGAACAAAGCCTGAAAATTTCGCGCACTAGCGTTGCTTGTAACGAACTGGGTCAATTGTTGGCCCAGCTGGGGGAGCATGAGGCCAGTACCCGGTTTTTCCGCGAAGGACTGGAGCTGGCAACGGCTCGCAGTTAA
- the argH gene encoding argininosuccinate lyase, whose translation MSSDEQKTNQQWGGRFNEPTDAFVARFTASIDFDKRLYAQDIRGSQAHARMLNKVGVLSQEELTAILEGLDQIRDEIERGEIEWSVELEDIHMNIEARLTDRIGITGKKLHTGRSRNDQVATDIRLYLRDEIDFILSEVTRLQQGLLDVAEREADTIMPGFTHLQTAQPVTFGHHLMAWFEMLQRDFSRLSDCRKRLNQSPLGAAALAGTTYPIDRSYSAQLMDFDGPTANSLDSVSDRDFAIEFCAAASLVMTHLSRMSEELVLWTSAQFDFINLPDRFCTGSSIMPQKKNPDVPELVRGKSGRVNGHLISLLTLMKSQPLAYNKDNQEDKEPLFDTVDTLKGSLRAYADMIPAITSKADNMREAARRGFSTATDLADYLVRKGMPFRDAHEVVGKAVAFGIDQNLDLSDMSLDQLQQFSATIANDVFDVLTLEGSVNARNHIGGTAPDQVRSAVTTARSHLSQRSE comes from the coding sequence ATGAGCAGCGACGAGCAAAAAACCAACCAACAATGGGGGGGACGTTTTAACGAACCCACCGATGCCTTTGTAGCCCGATTCACCGCCTCGATCGATTTCGACAAACGCCTGTATGCACAGGACATCCGTGGCTCCCAGGCTCATGCACGCATGCTCAACAAGGTTGGCGTACTGTCGCAAGAAGAGTTAACCGCTATTCTGGAGGGGCTGGACCAGATTCGCGATGAGATCGAGCGCGGCGAAATCGAATGGTCGGTCGAGCTCGAAGATATCCATATGAACATTGAGGCTCGCCTCACCGATCGTATCGGCATCACCGGCAAAAAGTTGCACACCGGCCGCTCCCGTAACGATCAGGTCGCTACCGACATTCGCCTTTATCTTCGCGATGAGATCGATTTTATTCTGTCCGAAGTGACTCGCTTGCAGCAGGGTCTGCTCGATGTCGCCGAACGCGAAGCCGATACCATCATGCCCGGCTTCACCCACCTGCAAACCGCGCAGCCGGTCACCTTTGGCCACCACCTGATGGCCTGGTTCGAAATGCTGCAGCGCGACTTCAGCCGCCTCAGCGACTGCCGAAAACGACTCAATCAATCGCCTCTGGGCGCCGCTGCACTGGCCGGCACCACCTATCCGATCGACCGTAGTTACAGCGCGCAGCTGATGGATTTTGACGGTCCGACCGCCAATTCGCTCGACTCGGTCAGCGACCGGGATTTCGCCATCGAATTCTGCGCCGCCGCCAGTCTGGTGATGACGCATCTGTCCCGCATGTCCGAGGAGCTGGTGCTGTGGACATCGGCCCAGTTCGACTTTATTAACCTGCCCGACCGCTTCTGCACCGGATCGAGCATCATGCCGCAGAAGAAAAACCCGGATGTGCCCGAGCTGGTTCGCGGCAAGAGCGGCCGGGTCAATGGCCACCTGATCTCCCTGTTAACGCTGATGAAATCCCAGCCTCTGGCCTACAACAAGGACAACCAGGAAGATAAGGAACCCCTGTTTGATACCGTCGATACCTTGAAAGGCAGCCTGCGCGCTTACGCCGATATGATACCGGCCATCACCTCCAAGGCCGACAACATGCGCGAAGCCGCTCGTCGCGGTTTTTCCACCGCCACCGATCTGGCGGATTACCTGGTACGTAAAGGCATGCCTTTCCGCGATGCCCACGAAGTGGTGGGTAAGGCGGTCGCGTTCGGCATCGATCAAAATCTCGACCTGTCCGATATGAGTCTGGATCAACTGCAGCAGTTTTCTGCCACTATCGCCAACGATGTTTTTGACGTACTAACCCTGGAAGGTTCCGTTAACGCACGCAACCATATCGGCGGAACCGCTCCAGACCAGGTGCGCAGTGCCGTTACAACAGCCCGCAGCCACCTGTCCCAACGCAGCGAGTAA